Proteins encoded by one window of Enterobacter hormaechei subsp. xiangfangensis:
- the alaE gene encoding L-alanine exporter AlaE → MFSPQSRLRHAVADTFAMVVYCSVVNMLIEIFLSGMSFEQSLSSRLVAIPVNIMIAWPYGLYRDAVMRLARRISPAGWVKNLADVLAYVTFQSPVYVFILLTVGADWHQIAAAVSSNIVVSMLMGAVYGYFLDYCRRLFKVSPYSQAKA, encoded by the coding sequence ATGTTCTCACCGCAGTCTCGCCTGCGCCATGCGGTAGCGGATACGTTCGCGATGGTCGTTTACTGTTCCGTCGTGAATATGCTGATTGAAATTTTCCTGTCGGGAATGTCCTTTGAGCAATCTCTCTCGTCGCGCCTGGTGGCCATTCCGGTGAATATCATGATCGCCTGGCCGTACGGCCTGTACCGCGATGCAGTGATGCGTTTAGCCCGGCGTATTAGCCCGGCGGGTTGGGTAAAAAACCTGGCGGACGTGCTGGCTTACGTGACGTTCCAGTCCCCGGTGTATGTGTTTATTTTGCTGACGGTGGGCGCAGACTGGCATCAAATCGCCGCTGCGGTAAGTTCAAATATCGTGGTATCCATGCTGATGGGTGCGGTGTACGGTTACTTTCTTGACTACTGCCGCCGCCTGTTCAAAGTCAGCCCTTATAGCCAGGCAAAAGCGTAA
- a CDS encoding DUF2002 family protein — protein MYLRPDEVARVLEKEGFTMDEVTSKAYGYRRGENYVYVNREARMGRTALIIHPTLKDRSLSFAEPASDIKTCDHYQQFPLYLGGETHEHYGIPHGFSSRMALERFLKGLFGDVQ, from the coding sequence ATGTATTTACGACCCGATGAGGTGGCGCGCGTTCTTGAAAAAGAAGGGTTCACCATGGATGAGGTAACATCAAAAGCGTACGGATATCGCCGTGGTGAGAATTATGTTTACGTCAACCGTGAAGCAAGAATGGGGCGTACTGCTCTCATTATTCACCCGACACTCAAAGACAGAAGCCTGTCATTTGCTGAGCCCGCCTCGGATATTAAAACCTGCGATCATTATCAGCAATTTCCGCTCTATTTAGGCGGCGAGACGCATGAACATTATGGTATTCCGCACGGTTTCAGCTCGCGTATGGCGCTGGAGCGATTCCTGAAAGGGCTGTTTGGCGACGTACAATAA
- a CDS encoding DUF883 domain-containing protein, which yields MFNRPNRNDINDDTQDIRNDVSQLADTLEAVLKSWGSDAKDEADAAKRKAQSLLRETRARMNGRSRTTQAACDMASCATTFVREKPLCTLGTVAAVGIFVGALLSLRK from the coding sequence ATGTTTAACAGACCGAACCGAAACGATATTAATGACGACACACAGGATATTCGTAACGATGTCAGCCAATTAGCGGACACGCTGGAAGCCGTATTGAAATCCTGGGGCTCTGACGCGAAGGACGAAGCAGATGCCGCGAAACGTAAGGCTCAGTCTCTGCTGCGTGAAACGCGGGCAAGGATGAACGGCCGCTCACGTACCACTCAGGCGGCCTGCGACATGGCCAGCTGCGCCACCACCTTCGTACGTGAAAAACCGCTTTGTACGCTGGGAACGGTCGCGGCGGTCGGGATTTTTGTCGGCGCCCTGCTTAGTCTGCGTAAGTAA
- the nrdH gene encoding glutaredoxin-like protein NrdH yields MSIIIYTRNDCVQCHATKRAMESRGVAFEMVNIDQVPDAADTLRAQGFRQLPVVVAGDTSWSGFRPDMINRLAAQGVSA; encoded by the coding sequence ATGAGCATTATTATTTACACTCGTAACGATTGTGTTCAGTGCCACGCCACGAAACGGGCGATGGAGAGCCGCGGCGTGGCATTTGAGATGGTCAATATTGATCAGGTGCCCGACGCGGCAGACACCCTGCGGGCGCAGGGTTTCCGTCAGCTTCCGGTTGTGGTTGCCGGCGACACCAGCTGGTCTGGCTTCCGTCCGGACATGATCAACCGCCTTGCCGCTCAGGGCGTCAGTGCATGA
- the nrdI gene encoding class Ib ribonucleoside-diphosphate reductase assembly flavoprotein NrdI, with protein sequence MSTLVYFSSSSENTLRFMERLGLPAIRIPLNERERIQVDEPYILVVPSYGGGGTAGAVPRQVIRFLNDPHNRQLIRGVIAAGNRNFGEAFARAGDVISQKCGVPYLYRFELMGTQQDVENVRKGVNEFWQRQPQSA encoded by the coding sequence ATGAGCACGCTGGTCTACTTTTCCAGCAGCTCGGAAAACACGCTTCGGTTTATGGAGCGTCTCGGGCTGCCCGCGATACGCATTCCGCTGAACGAGCGGGAGCGTATTCAGGTAGACGAACCCTACATTCTGGTGGTGCCCAGCTATGGCGGTGGCGGCACCGCAGGGGCTGTGCCTCGTCAGGTGATCCGCTTTCTGAACGATCCCCATAACCGGCAGCTGATTCGCGGCGTGATCGCCGCAGGCAATCGCAACTTCGGCGAGGCCTTTGCCCGCGCCGGGGATGTCATCTCTCAAAAATGCGGCGTGCCGTATCTCTATCGTTTTGAACTGATGGGGACACAGCAGGACGTAGAGAACGTGCGTAAAGGAGTGAACGAATTTTGGCAACGACAACCGCAGAGCGCGTGA